One Trichoderma atroviride chromosome 7, complete sequence DNA segment encodes these proteins:
- a CDS encoding putative NRPS-like protein biosynthetic cluster (SMCOG1002:AMP-dependent synthetase and ligase~antiSMASH:Cluster_7.3) encodes MASQSTAIQPYSTPPTQKLSILHGPSDPPLVDLTLGELLELQTYQYGTKECLIIPWTGARWTYYHLNQQSSALAQSLLDLGIGVGDRVGIMAGNCEQYAAVFFAVAKIGAILVILNNTYTATEAKYGLNFSDCKVFFTTKTIGRTDNTRLLQDLHNEASPIKVVILRGESGTYTTYDELVKSGSRQNHDRLHRVMSKVLPHQVVNLQFTSGTTGLPKAAMLTHHNLVNNSRFIGDRMRLTHEDVLCCPPPLFHCFGLVLGLLAIITHGGKVVYAAEVFDIASTLKAISDEECTAIHGVPAMFDSLFQAELPPNFKCDKLRTGIIAGAPVPRYLMDLLVNRFGMTEFTSSYGLTEASPTCFNAFTDDAMTRRLTTVGTLMPHAQAKLVDRDGNIVPVGERGELCIAGYQLQAGYWNNSEKTNETMVRDAAGVLWLHTGDEAVFDEDGYCSITGRFKDIIIRGGENIYPLEIEERLMGHPSISRAIVVGLKNKHYGEVVGTFLELGDGHNKPTDQEIRDWVRKTLGNHKAPTHVFWLGHDGVPADVPLTGSGKIRKFEMAKLGDEILSKMAKTSKL; translated from the exons ATGGCTTCACAATCAACGGCTATTCAGCCATACTCTACACCACCCACCCAGAAGCTCTCTATTCTTCACGGCCCCTCCGATCCTCCCCTCGTCGATCTGACACTCGGCGAGCTCCTCGAGCTTCAAACCTACCAATATGGCACCAAAGAGTGTCTCATCATCCCATGGACCGGTGCGCGATGGACGTATTACCATCTCAACCAACAGAGCTCAGCACTGGCTCAATCCCTCTTGGACCTGggcattggcgttggcgacCGCGTCGGCATAATGGCTGGCAACTGTGAGCAATATGCCGCagtcttcttcgccgtcgcAAAGATTGgcgccatcctcgtcatcttgaACAACACTTATACGGCGACCGAGGCCAAGTACGGCCTCAATTTCTCGGATTGCAAAGTATTCTTTACCACAAAGACGATTGGCCGCACGGACAACACTCGGCTGCTGCAGGACCTGCATAACGAGGCTTCTCCGATCAAAGTCGTCATCTTGAGAGGGGAGAGCGGCACTTACACGACGTATGACGAGCTCGTGAAATCAGGCTCTCGCCAAAACCATGATAGGCTTCACCGAGTCATGAGCAAGGTGCTGCCTCACCAGGTTGTCAATCTGCAGTTTACAAGCGGCACGACGGGCTTGCCAAAGGCGGCGATGCTCACTCACCA CAATTTGGTAAACAATTCTCGCTTCATTGGCGATCGAATGCGTCTCACCCACGAGGACGTCCTTTGCTGTCCGCCGCCACTCTTCCACTGCTTCGGCCTCGTCCTTGGGCTTTTGGCAATCATCACCCACGGCGGCAAAGTTGTCTATGCAGCCGAGGTCTTTGACATTGCTTCTACACTCAAAGCCATCTCGGACGAAGAATGCACCGCCATCCACGGCGTACCAGCCATGTTCGATTCCCTGTTCCAAGCCGAACTTCCACCCAACTTCAAGTGCGACAAGCTTCGCACGGGCATCATTGCTGGCGCACCGGTTCCGCGATATCTCATGGACCTGTTGGTAAATCGCTTTGGCATGACCGAGTTTACTAGCAGCTATGGCCTTACAGAAGCTTCTCCCACGTGTTTCAATGCCTTCACAGACGATGCCATGACACGGAGATTGACCACTGTGGGCACTCTGATGCCGCATGCGCAGGCCAAGCTTGTTGACCGCGATGGCAACATCGTTCCAGTTGGAGAGCGAGGAGAGCTTTGCATCGCCGGTTACCAATTACAGGCCGGATACTGGAACAACTCGGAAAAGACCAACGAGACCATGGTGCGTGATGCTGCGGGCGTGTTGTGGCTACACACTGGCGATGAGGCCGTCTTTGACGAAGACGGCTACTGCTCCATCACCGGCAGGTTCAAAGACATCATCATCCGGGGTGGAGAGAACATCTACCCCCTGGAGATTGAAGAGCGCCTCATGGGCcacccctccatctcgcgcgccatcgtcgtcgggCTCAAGAACAAGCACTACGGAGAAGTCGTCGGAACGTTCCTCGAGCTGGGCGACGGCCACAACAAGCCTACGGATCAGGAAATCAGAGATTGGGTCCGCAAGACGCTGGGCAATCACAAGGCTCCGACGCATGTCTTCTGGCTGGGCCATGATGGCGTGCCGGCGGATGTGCCTCTGACGGGAAGTGGCAAGATTCGGAAGTTTGAGATGGCGAAGTTGGGGGATGAGATTTTGAGCAAAATGGCTAAAACATCTAAGCTTTAG
- a CDS encoding uncharacterized protein (SMCOG1203:putative siderophore biosynthesis protein~antiSMASH:Cluster_7.3), translating to MATSLSSIPPDQTVIKLPHPYQTEYSIQKVSPQQNGDDNAEQYRLNIKPNVSSGKKPPVELHTSKAVFTEPIDLKSSELPPHSNNSAWARARRSPGASISWDGLTERPTLAQAWMILYVLFTTRPSTESLRLELRGANAIVLGQQLKDVALAIDHPLRPREKPGPSTTTDTDVVLALRATFWQGAGSPFGPRPVWCPEESPSSLPSSNPLNSYPMTPLQHTMTITSAGDPQDPERSQQTWHPLRPAKPAPGAVIYSRWIPHLQETFSMVSLDWQDADHLRLFHEWQNDPRVSQGWNETGTLEQHREYLRKIHVDPHQVAVLAKWDDEYFAYFEIYWAKEDRLGSYYDAGDFDRGRHSLVGDVRFRGPHRVSAWWSSLMHYLYLDDPRTMYVVGEPKDSNSTVVMYDLIHGFGLDKFVDLPHKRSAFVRCHRERFFQLCPLGDNEKAVGGMRIGLVPKL from the exons ATGGCTacttctctttcttcaatACCTCCTGATCAGACTGTCATCAAGCTTCCGCATCCCTACCAGACCGAGTACTCTATCCAAAAAGTCTCGCCACAGCAAAATGGGGACGACAATGCGGAACAATATCGATTGAATATCAAGCCCAATGTCTCTTCAGGAAAGAAGCCTCCCGTCGAGCTTCACACATCCAAAGCCGTCTTCACCGAGCCAATTGATCTCAAATCGAGTGAGTTGCCGCCGCATTCGAACAACAGCGCATGGGCTCGCGCCAGACGGTCGCCAGGCGCAAGTATATCGTGGGATGGCCTTACAGAGCGCCCCACGTTGGCGCAGGCGTGGATGATTCTTTACGTGTTATTCACGACGCGGCCTTCTACAGAGTCACTCAGACTGGAGCTCAGGGGCGCAAATGCCATTGTGCTGGGACAGCAGCTGAAGGATGTCGCGCTCGCCATTGATCATCCACTGCGCCCTCGAGAGAAGCCAGGCCCATCGACAACGACAGATACAGATGTTGTCTTGGCTCTGCGGGCTACCTTCTGGCAGGGCGCCGGATCTCCTTTTGGCCCTCGACCTGTCTGGTGCCCCGAAGAGTCTCCGTCGTCTCTGCCATCATCCAACCCGCTGAATTCGTATCCCATGACTCCCCTTCAGCATACGATGACCATTACATCGGCTGGCGATCCCCAAGATCCTGAGCGAAGCCAGCAGACGTGGCATCCCCTTCGACCCGCCAAGCCAGCTCCGGGCGCCGTCATCTACAGCCGATGGATCCCCCATCTGCAAGAAACATTTTCAATGGTATCGCTTGACTGGCAAGACGCTGACCATCTGAGGCTATTCCACGAGTGGCAAAACGATCCTCGCGTATCTCAGGGCTGGAATGAGACGGGCACTTTGGAGCAGCACCGAGAGTACCTCCGGAAGATACACGTTGATCCTCACCAGGTTGCCGTGCTGGCCAAGTGGGACGACGAATATTTCGCCTACTTTGAGATTTACTGGGCCAAG GAGGATCGACTTGGCAGTTACTACGACGCCGGCGACTTCGATCGCGGTCGCCATTCCCTCGTCGGCGATGTCCGTTTCCGAGGCCCGCACCGTGTGTCGGCCTGGTGGAGCAGCCTGATGCATTATCTCTATCTCGATGACCCCCGAACAATGTATGTCGTGGGCGAGCCCAAAGACAGCAACTCCACGGTAGTCATGTACGACCTCATCCATGGTTTTGGCCTGGATAAGTTTGTCGACCTGCCACATAAGCGCAGCGCATTCGTGCGGTGCCACAGAGAGCGCTTCTTCCAGCTGTGTCCTCTGGGCGATAACGAAAAGGCTGTTGGTGGAATGAGGATTGGGCTGGTGCCGAAGTTGTAA
- a CDS encoding uncharacterized protein (EggNog:ENOG41~SMCOG1005:Drug resistance transporter, EmrB/QacA~antiSMASH:Cluster_7.3~TransMembrane:14 (i60-78o98-117i129-146o158-175i187-205o217-240i272-291o303-321i341-358o378-401i408-427o433-455i467-497o547-566i)), whose product MATIDDSKVGHVDGGESGKDNPDINIGGPQDSDLDDGLNSSAQAGVQNIEAITSVWTKHALYTAFGMIWVIYFVDTMQQGATGTLTPWVTSAFQEHSLTPTVNVISSIIGGVWKLTLAKILDIFGRPQGYLISIMFTTLGLIMMAACKNVETYAAAQVFYWVGYNGLDYSLSIFLADTTSLRNRGLIFAYSSSPYIVTTWLSGPISQAFLDGPGFRWGFGSFAIITPVITSPLFFLFMYYNKKAKKLGVIRPRERIGNFYETAMHYGREFDIIGLLILSGGLAMFLLPFNIYSYQEDGWKSSLIIGLLVGGVVALIVFGIWEKFFAPITFIPYSLLMDRTVIGANILAASVFVSYYIWDSYFLSFLQVVNGLDVTESSYVAQIYSVGSCLWAILVGLIIRYTGKFKAVCLYFGVPVTILGVGLMIHFRQPDVNIGYIIMCQIFIAFAGGTIVICEQTAVMAATSHQYVAVVLAIEAMASSIGGAIGLTVSAAVWQAVFPKKLAAYLPESELGNLTTIYGSLEAQLSYPMGSPARIAIQKAYGDSQKMMLIAATAVLSLAVVGTMMWRDIDVRKHKQVKGTVF is encoded by the exons ATGGCTACTATCGATGATTCCAAGGTCGGCCACGTCGATGGAGGAGAGTCTGGAAAAGACAATCCGGACATCAACATCGGCGGCCCTCAAGACTCGGACCTGGATGATGGCCTCAACTCGTCGGCACAGGCCGGTGTGCAGAACATCGAGGCCATCACTTCCGTCTGGACAAAGCATGCGCTGTACACTGCCTTTGGCATGATCTGGGTCATTTACTTTGTCGACACCATGCAGCAAGGCGCGACTGGTACACTCACGCCTTGGGTCACATCCGCCTTTCAGGAGCACTCTCTTACTCCCACCGTCAATGtgatcagcagcatcataGGAGGTGTCTGGAAGTTGACTCTTGCCAAGATTCTCGACATCTTTGGCCGTCCACAGGGTTacctcatctccatcatgtTCACGACTCTGGGATTGATCATGATGGCAGCCTGCAAGAATGTTGAAACCTATGCCGCTGCGCAGGTGTTTTACTGGGTTGGCTACAATGGCTTGGATTACTCGCTATCAATTTTCCTCGCTGATACCACTTCTCTGCGTAATCG AGGTCTCATTTTCGCGTACAGCAGCTCGCCTTATATCGTCACGACATGGCTTTCTGGCCCCATCTCTCAAGCTTTCCTGGACGGCCCCGGTTTCCGCTGGGGCTTTGGATCttttgccatcatcactcCGGTCATTACTTCGccactcttctttctcttcatgtACTATAacaagaaggcaaagaagcttggTGTGATTCGTCCGCGAGAGAGAATAGGTAACTTCTACGAAACTGCAATGCACTACGGCCGAGAGTTTGACATCATTGGCCTGCTCATTCTTTCCGGTGGACTGGCCATGTTCCTTTTGCCTTTCAATATCTATTCATATCAGGAAGATGGATGGAAATCGTCTCTCATCATTGGACTTTTGGTAGGAGGAGTGGTTGCCCTCATCGTGTTTGGCATTTGGGAGAAGTTCTTTGCGCCCATCACCTTTATCCCCTACTCGCTTCTCATGGACCGCACTGTCATCGGAGCCAATATCTTGGCGGCTTCTGTCTTCGTCAGCTACTACATATGGGACAGCTACTTCCTCAGCTTCCTCCAGGTGGTAAACGGCCTCGATGTCACCGAATCCAGCTACGTGGCCCAAATCTATAGTGTGGG ATCCTGCTTGTGGGCTATCCTAGTTGGCCTCATCATTCGCTATACCGGAAAGTTCAAGGCTGTCTGTCTCTATTTTGGAGTTCCCGTCACCATTCTCGGAGTCGGTCTGATGATTCACTTCCGCCAGCCAGATGTCAATATAG GCTACATTATCATGTGCCAAATCTTCATTGCCTTTGCTGGTGGTACTATCGTCATCTGCGAACAAACGGCCGTCATGGCAGCAACCTCTCACCAATATGTTGCTGTAGTGCTTGCCATAGAGGCCATGGCTTCGTCCATCGGTGGCGCCATCGGATTGACCGTATCAGCTGCCGTCTGGCAGGCCGTCTTCCCCAAGAAGCTCGCTGCATATCTCCCAGAGTCTGAACTTGGAAATCTCACCACCATCTACGGAAGCTTGGAAGCCCAGTTGTCTTACCCGATGGGATCTCCGGCTCGTATCGCCATTCAAAAGGCTTATGGCGATAgtcagaagatgatgctgattgctgctactgccgTCTTGTCATTGGCGGTGGTTGGTACAATGATGTGGCGTGATATTGATGTGAGAAAGCACAAGCAGGTCAAGGGAACTGTcttttaa
- a CDS encoding uncharacterized protein (EggNog:ENOG41~antiSMASH:Cluster_7.3) has protein sequence MNYAVPLAALKPPSPCIGVFSARAARRHIAAQLLSPSKPSVRWHKSICTGNSPLASSTTQIYSSRLSPSLPRSPVQLQLRALHSSPSRQLATERSAIPHQTTMGSIPDSAPVVRVFIAGGSYAGLSAAVNLLDLGDGLSPRMAHERYQHHPSVPKVKFQITIADERDGYYHLIGSPLALADAEYAKKAWVKFQDIPGLQLPNVQFVQGSVSSVDCEAKTATVVNSVTKEVITHQYDYFVTATGLRRVWPVVPQSLTRKQYLIEVEEQISALDGAKDGVVIVGGGACGIEMAAELKLVKPHLQVTLVHSRDKLMSSEPLPDECKDKSLDMVKEAGVQVLMNHRLASSNKVVAPDGASKYEVEFTNGHKMVASQVIMALSKSTSTASYLPSSATDSEGLVKIIPNMSFESGTPNAASHFCAGDVTKWSGIKRCGAAMHGGHYIAYNIHQSVLKQVVADHQPKFQELQEIPPMIGLAVGKNAVAYGPDVGVVTGPEVMEAYFRDDLGWAICWNYMQLGNQGSDVKTLETKSS, from the exons ATGAATTACGCAGTGCCGTTAGCCGCATTGAAACCGCCAAGTCCCTGTATCGGCGTCTTCTCTGCTCGGGCAGCTCGTCGGCACATCGCGGCTCAGCTGCTCTCGCCGTCTAAGCCATCCGTCCGCTGGCACAAGTCCATCTGCACCGGCAATTCGCCTCTTGCATCTTCCACTACTCAGATATACAGCAGCCGTCTGAGCCCGAGTCTCCCAAGAAGCCCTGTCCAGCTGCAACTCCGTGCTCTTCACAGCTCCCCTTCTCGTCAACTTGCTACTGAACGCTCTGCCATTCCACATCAGACCACCATGGGCTCGATTCCAGACTCTGCCCCTGTCGTCAGGGTCTTTATTGCGGGTGGCTCCTATGCTGGCCTCTCTGCGGCCGTCAATCTGCTCGATCTGGGCGATGGCCTGTCACCACGCATGGCACACGAGCGGTATCAGCACCACCCCAGCGTGCCCAAGGTGAAGTTTCAAATCACCATTGCCGATGAGCGAGATGGTTACT ATCATTTGATTGGATCACCACTAGCCCTGGCGGATGCCGAGTATGCAAAGAAAGCCTGGGTCAAGTTCCAAGATATTCCTGGCCTGCAGCTCCCCAACGTCCAGTTCGTCCAAGGCTCGGTGTCCAGCGTAGACTGCGAAGCCAAAACAGCTACCGTCGTCAACTCCGTCACCAAAGAGGTCATCACTCACCAGTACGACTACTTCGTCACTGCCACCGGCCTGAGAAGAGTGTGGCCCGTGGTGCCTCAGTCTCTGACTCGGAAGCAGTATCTCATCGAGGTTGAAGAGCAAATCAGCGCCCTTGACGGTGCAAAAGATGGCGTCGTCATTGTCGGAGGCGGTGCTTGCGGCATCGAGATGGCTGCCGAGCTGAAGCTCGTGAAGCCGCATCTCCAGGTGACACTGGTTCACTCGCGGGACAAGCTCATGTCGTCTGAGCCACTTCCGGATGAATGCAAGGATAAGTCCTTGGACATGGTCAAGGAGGCTGGCGTCCAAGTGTTGATGAACCACCGGTTGGCCAGCTCCAACAAGGTCGTAGCCCCTGACGGTGCGTCAAAGTATGAAGTCGAGTTTACGAATGGACACAAAATGGTTGCGAGCCAAGTCATCATGGCTCTTTCTAAAAGCACTTCAACGGCTTCATATCTACCATCATCGGCTACCGATTCCGAAGGTCTCGTCAAAATTATACCCAA CATGAGCTTCGAGTCTGGCACTCCCAACGCTGCATCGCACTTTTGCGCCGGCGATGTAACCAAATGGTCAGGCATCAAGCGATGCGGCGCCGCCATGCACGGCGGCCATTACATCGCCTACAACATTCACCAAAGCGTTCTGAAGCAGGTTGTTGCTGATCACCAACCAAAGTTCCAAGAGCTACAGGAAATTCCGCCCATGATCGGCCTGGCGGTAGGCAAGAATGCCGTTGCGTATGGGCCTGACGTTGGGGTTGTTACTGGGCCTGAAGTAATGGAGGCGTATTTTAGAGATGATTTGGGCTGGGCAA TCTGCTGGAATTACATGCAGCTGGGGAACCAAGGATCTGATGTCAAGACATTGGAGACAAAGTCTTCTTAA
- a CDS encoding uncharacterized protein (EggNog:ENOG41~SMCOG1288:ABC transporter related protein~antiSMASH:Cluster_7.3~TransMembrane:12 (i64-88o124-145i196-215o221-241i298-322o342-367i770-796o816-843i876-909o915-938i1002-1022o1034-1054i)), with protein sequence MGTQDETASVHAATEAVMAPQDGSEAVESISNTEKEQSKIRKFFSDFFTYFQLLVYANPTWLDILLLAVGTVSAAAAGVPFPLMGILFGQLVDDLNTASCDAKSPSADEAAQIQHSIDSKVLELTYIGIASFVLIYIYIVCWSIFSRRLEARIRDRYFQALLQQDATFYDKRQAGELSSRLNADVQAVQSGTSEKVGICIACTSFFLTAYIVAFIKNWRLAAILLSLIPAFFLMAGLGSAFTAKYTSAMSDAIGSASSIAQETLSNIAVVQAFGAGPRLEAKFSSHVMTAQKRGIKKAFAAAVQAGTLYFIAYAANALSFWQGSHQIVNTIANPNGVSVGEIYTVIFLLVDACVVFGSIAPLLPLIGGASTAFLKLRQDIETPATINSRSTSGLKLPDSAPASISFRDVSFAYASRPDQDVLKNVSFDCPAGKYTAIVGLSGSGKSTVAGLTTRIYDPRNGKVLLDGHDLKDINVKNLRSFISLVQQEPSLLDRSILENIALGLFNSPWQKHEKFQSIILGNGLAEVAEKVRDGQDLTTVAQAYGPDMAELVEMICQSAALADASNFIHKLEYGYGTLVGSSGKLVSGGQRQRLAFSRALIRDPKILLLDEATASLDSASEQRIQTAVESISKGRTIIAIAHRLSTIKNADNIIVMNNGEIIEQGTHLELMALDGSYAGMVRLQNLASKEHDDTPSLSSTTKGETEIILSEKESSLSEPTTLKEDVPGAASSTEQEPSQTAAEAEDKLLDADLSAWKIIKMFGLMLRPHILMLLLAVFSAVIVGGTFSSAGVIFGNTVEKVSPCNSTHQILWAGRFFGGLFFMLAVVELIAYTGSWFGFGYVAEKLLYNIRVLTFRSLYEQELDWHQSEGRSPASLLSIVTADAAAVGGFSGSIMGTMFSIVVNFFIAIILSHIIAWKIAIVCLVTVPILLGSGIMQVRSLSRFERKHAGAFSNALGITVEAVTSYKTVSSLAIEDEILHTYRRALKAPQKEMALSSVYTNFWLAIANSIGNLIYAFAYWWGSTRITDGEYSQAQFFIILMAMLVSAQLWGQMFTLAPEVSRARAAASRILSLINLGSAKRQGVTDSGISNASRGEKDVEAAPNAISSRGVKPGHGGATVTFRDVSFAYPARPHIQILKNTSFTIPAGQFCGLVGPSGAGKSTIMSLVQRMYRPTRGTVEIDGVDICAREGVDFRHDIAVVPQDCALFDGTVKFNVGLGAVPGHEATDAEIEEACRLANIHDTIVALPNGYDTECGPNGSRLSGGQRQRLAIARALVRKPRLLLLDESTSALDAESERALQEGLEQAARGITVIAITHRLHTVRKADVIFVVEAGKVVDKGRHEELVERSESYRINALQQMLG encoded by the exons ATGGGCACTCAGGACGAGACAGCAAGCGTCCATGCTGCGACTGAAGCTGTCATGGCACCTCAAGATGGCAGCGAGGCTGTAGAATCAATCTCCAACACGGAAAAGGAGCAGTCCAAGATTCGAAAG TTCTTTTCGGATTTCTTCACCTATTTCCAGCTTCTCGTCTATGCCAACCCAACATGGCTCgacatccttcttcttgccgtAGGCACagtctctgctgccgccgcaggAGTCCCATTCCCTCTGATGGGAATCCTCTTCGGTCAGCTCGTCGACGACTTGAACACTGCGAGCTGCGATGCCAAGAGCCCCAGCGCGGACGAGGCTGCGCAAATCCAGCACTCAATCGATAGCAAGGTGCTCGAGCTGACGTACATCGGCATTGCCAGCTTCGTCCTGATCTACATCTACATTGTCTGCTGGAGCATCTTCAGCCGCCGACTCGAAGCCCGTATCCGAGACCGCTACTTTCAAGCACTCCTGCAACAGGATGCAACCTTTTACGACAAGCGTCAAGCCGGTGAGCTGTCATCGCGTCTCAATGCCGATGTACAGGCTGTCCAGTCTGGAACGTCAGAAAAGGTCGGCATCTGCATCGCCTGCACGTCCTTTTTCCTGACGGCCTACATTGTGGCCTTTATCAAGAACTGGAGACTTGCTGCCATTCTTCTGTCCCTTATCCctgccttcttcctcatggCAGGGCTTGGAAGTGCCTTTACCGCAAAGTATACCAGTGCCATGTCTGATGCAATTGGCTCAGCGTCCTCCATTGCTCAGGAAACTCTGTCGAATATTGCCGTTGTCCAAGCCTTTGGCGCTGGACCGCGTTTGGAGGCCAAATTTTCTTCACACGTCATGACAGCTCAGAAAAGGGGCATAAAAAAAGCCTTTGCTGCGGCAGTTCAGGCCGGCACTCTCTACTTCATCGCGTATGCTGCAAATGCATTGTCTTTTTGGCAGGGAAGCCACCAGATTgtcaacaccatcgccaaTCCCAATGGCGTATCAGTGGGAGAGATTTATActgtcatcttcctccttgTGGATG CATGTGTCGTTTTTGGCTCCATTGCTCCCCTTCTGCCTCTCATAGGGGGTGCGTCCACAGCATTCCTAAAACTGCGACAAGACATCGAAACTCCAGCCACAATCAACTCCAGGTCGACTTCCGGCTTGAAACTTCCTGATTCTGCCCCCGCCTCCATTTCATTCCGCGACGTCTCGTTCGCTTACGCCTCCAGGCCAGATCAGGATGTGCTTAAGAATGTTTCGTTCGACTGTCCTGCTGGCAAGTATACTGCGATAGTTGGACTGTCTGGAAGTGGCAAGTCTACAGTGGCTGGTTTGACAACAAGAATCTATGATCCTCGAAATGGAAAAGTGCTGCTCGACGGACATGATTTGAAGGATATCAACGTGAAAAACTTGAGAagcttcatcagcttggTTCAACAAGagccgtcgctgctggatCGGTCAATCTTGGAGAATATCGCATTAGGTTTGTTCAACTCGCCGTGGCAGAAGCATGAAAAGTTCCAATCCATCATTCTGGGAAATGGACTTGCCGAGGTAGCAGAAAAGGTTAGAGATGGACAAGATTTGACCACTGTCGCTCAGGCGTACGGCCCTGATATGGCCGAGCTCGTGGAAATGATTTGCCAATCGGCCGCTCTAGCCGACGCATCAAACTTCATTCACAAGCTTGAATATGGATATGGAACCCTTGTTGGTTCATCAGGAAAGCTTGTTAGTGGAGGACAACGCCAAAGGCTTGCGTTTTCTCGCGCTTTAATCCGAGACCCAAAGATTCTTCTCTTGGACGAAGCCACCGCATCTCTTGATTCAGCCAGCGAGCAGCGTATTCAGACGGCAGTTGAGTCGATATCCAAGGGCCGAAccatcattgccattgcccaCCGGTTGTCCACTATCAAAAACGCCGACAATATCATCGTTATGAATAACGGCGAAATCATTGAGCAGGGCACGCATTTAGAGCTCATGGCCCTTGATGGCTCATATGCTGGCATGGTCCGTTTACAAAACCTGGCGTCCAAGGAACATGACGACACACCATCTCTGTCTAGCACAACCAAAGGCGAAACTGAAATCATTCTCTCGGAGAAAGAATCTTCTCTGAGTGAGCCTACAACCCTAAAAGAAGACGTACCAGGTGCTGCTTCATCAACTGAGCAAGAACCTAGCCAGACGGCCGCCGAAGCAGAGGATAAATTACTGGATGCCGATCTGTCAGCTTGGAAAATCATCAAGATGTTTGGCCTCATGCTTCGCCCACACATCCTGATGCTCCTCCTTGCCGTTTTCTccgccgtcatcgtcggcGGTACCTTCTCCTCTGCTGgcgtcatctttggcaaTACTGTCGAGAAAGTCAGCCCCTGCAACTCAACTCATCAAATTCTATGGGCTGGCAGGTTCTTCGGCGGCCTGTTCTTTATGCTGGCCGTGGTTGAGCTGATCGCCTACACGGGAAGCTGGTTCGGCTTTGGTTATGTCGCAGAAAAGCTGCTCTACAACATTCGCGTGCTCACCTTCCGCTCGCTCTATGAACAAGAGCTAGACTGGCACCAGTCAGAGGGTCGTTCGCCAGCGTCATTGCTCTCCATCGTCACAgcagacgccgccgccgtcggtGGATTCAGCGGGTCGATTATGGGAACCATGTTTTCCATTGTGGTCAACTTTTTCATCGCCATTATTCTTTCACATATAATTGCCTGGAAAATTGCCATTGTGTGCTTGGTAACTGTCCCTATCCTTTTAGGCTCGGGTATCATGCAAGTACGTTCCCTGTCTCGTTTTGAGCGCAAGCATGCCGGAGCATTTTCAAACGCTCTCGGTATTACGGTCGAGGCTGTTACTTCGTACAAGACCGTGTCATCGTTGGCTATTGAAGATGAAATACTACACACATATCGTCGAGCTCTCAAGGCTCCTCAAAAGGAGATGGCCCTGTCAAGTGTGTATACCAACTTTTGGCTTGCCATCGCCAACAGCATCGGCAACCTCATTTACGCCTTTGCGTACTGGTGGGGTTCAACAAGAATCACAGATGGAGAGTACAGCCAAGCTcagttcttcatcattctcaTGGCCATGCTTGTGAGTGCCCAGCTGTGGGGCCAGATGTTCACGTTGGCTCCCGAGGTCTCGCGGGCcagagcagcggcatctAGAATCCTGAGTCTCATAAACCTTGGCTCTGCCAAGCGCCAGGGTGTGACAGATTCCGGAATTAGCAATGCGTCACGCGGAGAGAAGGATGTTGAAGCAGCACCAAACGCAATTTCCAGCCGAGGGGTCAAGCCAGGCCATGGTGGCGCCACCGTTACTTTCCGAGATGTATCCTTCGCATATCCTGCTCGGCCACATATCCAGATTCTGAAGAACACATCATTCACGATACCAGCTGGCCAGTTTTGTGGTCTCGTGGGTCCATCGGGAGCGGGTAAATCCACAATCATGTCACTTGTTCAGAGGATGTATCGCCCTACGAGAGGAACGGTCGAGATTGATGGAGTCGACATCTGTGCTCGAGAAGGTGTGGACTTTCGCCATGACATTGCCGTAGTGCCACAAGACTGTGCCCTGTTTGATGGAACCGTCAAGTTCAACGTGGGACTTGGTGCAGTGCCAGGTCACGAAGCCACCGACGcggagattgaagaagccTGCAGGCTGGCCAATATCCATGACACCATCGTAGCACTACCGAACGGCTATGACACGGAATGCGGTCCCAACGGATCTCGATTGTCGGGAGGCCAGCGTCAACGGTTGGCTATTGCCAGGGCGCTAGTCCGAAAACCacggcttctgctgctcgacgAGAGCACCAGCGCCCTTGACGCAGAGAGCGAAAGGGCCCTGCAAGAAGGCCTGGAGCAGGCAGCCAGAGGCATCACCGTCATCGCCATAACCCACAGGCTACACACCGTCCGCAAAGCTGACGTGatcttcgtcgtcgaggccggGAAAGTGGTCGACAAAGGTCGTCACGAGGAACTTGTGGAGAGAAGTGAGTCGTATAGGATTAatgcgctgcagcagatgctgggaTAG